One window of Phycodurus eques isolate BA_2022a chromosome 8, UOR_Pequ_1.1, whole genome shotgun sequence genomic DNA carries:
- the tm4sf18 gene encoding transmembrane 4 L6 family member 18 isoform X3, with translation MDADLSFSSRRSPVLCLHGCVASSQPLASAVGLDVLKRGGNAADAAVAIAAALAVTEPCSTGVGGDAFCLFFNGNTGEISAINGSGRSPKGLTLEFLMGRKYSAEVPLPVFDALNVTVPGAPACWCDTVQMFGSHKLSLHEVLNGAVQLAEVGFPVAEVTAHLWSHWVSELRDAGKELGGDLLIDGHPPKHGQVFRNPALARTLTELGERGKEAFYQGRVAQAIIDIIIQHGGVMTLDDLSSHDSDVVTPISAKYKGVCLWESPPNSQGLAALLLLNILDNFPLKALGHNSADYIHILVEAFRLALTDAKSYVGDPDHVTIPLRNLLDKRFSSQRAHLINMDRVMQSVEPALMTESDTVYFCVVDSQGNASSFVNSTYMGFGTGLVPKDCGFSLQNRGASFSLLHNSVNCVAGGKRPFHTIIPALLTTCATESQKPQLLASLGVMGAFMQPQGHVQVLLNMLEFGMNPQQALDSPRVFVEYDLKGSRDAGAYPS, from the exons ATGGACGCCGACTTGAGTTTCTCTTCTCGTCGGTCACCTGTGCTATGTTTACACGGCTGCGTGGCGTCCAGCCAGCCCCTCGCTTCCGCTGTAGGATTGG ATGTTCTGAAGCGTGGTGGCAATGCTGCAGATGCTGCGGTCGCCATAGCAGCAGCTCTGGCAGTTACAGAGCCATGCAGTACCGGTGTTGGTGGCGATGCCTTCTGCCTGTTCTTTAACGGCAACACCGGCGAGATCAGCGCGATAAACGGCAG tgGTCGTTCTCCCAAAGGTCTGACTTTAGAATTCCTGATGGGTCGCAAGTACAGCGCTGAGGTCCCTCTTCCTGTGTTTGATGCCCTGAATGTTACTGTGCCGGGGGCCCCTGCGTGCTGGTGCGACACCGTACAGATGTTTGGTAGTCACAAG CTGTCCTTACATGAGGTGCTCAATGGGGCAGTGCAACTGGCTGAGGTGGGGTTTCCTGTTGCCGAAGTCACAGCTCACCTCTGGTCACACTGGGTGTCTGAGCTGCGAGATGCTGGAAAGGAACTTGGCGGAGACCTGCTGATTGATGGTCATCCTCCCAAACATGGACAAGTATTCCGTAACCCGGCCCTAGCACGAACTCTGACG GAGTTGGGGGAGCGTGGAAAGGAAGCGTTCTACCAGGGCAGAGTTGCCCAAGCCATCATTGACATCATCATCCAACATGGAGGAGTCATGACCTTGGACGACCTCAGCAGCCATGACTCTGATGTTGTCACTCCCATCAGCGCAAAATACAAG GGTGTGTGCCTATGGGAGTCTCCTCCTAACAGTCAAGGGTTGGCTGCCCTGCTGTTGCTCAACATCCTGGACAACTTCCCTCTCAAAG CTTTAGGTCATAATAGTGCAGACTACATCCATATTTTGGTGGAGGCTTTTCGCTTGGCACTAACAGATGCTAAAAGCTATGTGGGCGACCCAGACCATGTGACCATTCCACTACGAAACCTATTGGACAAAAGGTTCAGCAGCCAGCGAGCCCACCTCATCAACATGGACAG GGTCATGCAAAGTGTAGAGCCTGCCCTGATGACAGAAAGTGACACAGTCTATTTCTGTGTGGTTGACAGTCAGGGGAATGCCTCTTCTTTCGTCAACAGCACGTATATGGGCTTTGGGACCGGGCTTGTCCCAAAGGACTGTGGTTTCTCTCTTCAG AATCGTGGGGCCAGCTTCTCGCTTCTTCACAACAGTGTTAATTGTGTGGCTGGGGGGAAGCGGCCCTTCCACACCATAATACCTGCACTCCTTACTACCTGTGCAACTGAGTCCCAAAAGCCGCAACTCCTTGCGTCCTTGGGGGTAATGGGCGCTTTTATGCAACCACAAGGACATGTTCAG GTGTTGCTTAACATGTTGGAGTTTGGGATGAATCCACAGCAAGCTCTTGATTCACCAAGGGTCTTTGTAGAATATGACCTCAAAG ggtcccgggacgctggagcctatcccagctga
- the tm4sf18 gene encoding transmembrane 4 L6 family member 18 isoform X1, with protein sequence MDADLSFSSRRSPVLCLHGCVASSQPLASAVGLDVLKRGGNAADAAVAIAAALAVTEPCSTGVGGDAFCLFFNGNTGEISAINGSGRSPKGLTLEFLMGRKYSAEVPLPVFDALNVTVPGAPACWCDTVQMFGSHKLSLHEVLNGAVQLAEVGFPVAEVTAHLWSHWVSELRDAGKELGGDLLIDGHPPKHGQVFRNPALARTLTELGERGKEAFYQGRVAQAIIDIIIQHGGVMTLDDLSSHDSDVVTPISAKYKGVCLWESPPNSQGLAALLLLNILDNFPLKALGHNSADYIHILVEAFRLALTDAKSYVGDPDHVTIPLRNLLDKRFSSQRAHLINMDRVMQSVEPALMTESDTVYFCVVDSQGNASSFVNSTYMGFGTGLVPKDCGFSLQNRGASFSLLHNSVNCVAGGKRPFHTIIPALLTTCATESQKPQLLASLGVMGAFMQPQGHVQVLLNMLEFGMNPQQALDSPRVFVEYDLKENQWSVNLEEGIEQEVAEDLRSRGHKVNWPVTGHKRSQFGRGQIITIGDWWNPSTNHSDQPTRVLWAGSDPRSDGCAMGF encoded by the exons ATGGACGCCGACTTGAGTTTCTCTTCTCGTCGGTCACCTGTGCTATGTTTACACGGCTGCGTGGCGTCCAGCCAGCCCCTCGCTTCCGCTGTAGGATTGG ATGTTCTGAAGCGTGGTGGCAATGCTGCAGATGCTGCGGTCGCCATAGCAGCAGCTCTGGCAGTTACAGAGCCATGCAGTACCGGTGTTGGTGGCGATGCCTTCTGCCTGTTCTTTAACGGCAACACCGGCGAGATCAGCGCGATAAACGGCAG tgGTCGTTCTCCCAAAGGTCTGACTTTAGAATTCCTGATGGGTCGCAAGTACAGCGCTGAGGTCCCTCTTCCTGTGTTTGATGCCCTGAATGTTACTGTGCCGGGGGCCCCTGCGTGCTGGTGCGACACCGTACAGATGTTTGGTAGTCACAAG CTGTCCTTACATGAGGTGCTCAATGGGGCAGTGCAACTGGCTGAGGTGGGGTTTCCTGTTGCCGAAGTCACAGCTCACCTCTGGTCACACTGGGTGTCTGAGCTGCGAGATGCTGGAAAGGAACTTGGCGGAGACCTGCTGATTGATGGTCATCCTCCCAAACATGGACAAGTATTCCGTAACCCGGCCCTAGCACGAACTCTGACG GAGTTGGGGGAGCGTGGAAAGGAAGCGTTCTACCAGGGCAGAGTTGCCCAAGCCATCATTGACATCATCATCCAACATGGAGGAGTCATGACCTTGGACGACCTCAGCAGCCATGACTCTGATGTTGTCACTCCCATCAGCGCAAAATACAAG GGTGTGTGCCTATGGGAGTCTCCTCCTAACAGTCAAGGGTTGGCTGCCCTGCTGTTGCTCAACATCCTGGACAACTTCCCTCTCAAAG CTTTAGGTCATAATAGTGCAGACTACATCCATATTTTGGTGGAGGCTTTTCGCTTGGCACTAACAGATGCTAAAAGCTATGTGGGCGACCCAGACCATGTGACCATTCCACTACGAAACCTATTGGACAAAAGGTTCAGCAGCCAGCGAGCCCACCTCATCAACATGGACAG GGTCATGCAAAGTGTAGAGCCTGCCCTGATGACAGAAAGTGACACAGTCTATTTCTGTGTGGTTGACAGTCAGGGGAATGCCTCTTCTTTCGTCAACAGCACGTATATGGGCTTTGGGACCGGGCTTGTCCCAAAGGACTGTGGTTTCTCTCTTCAG AATCGTGGGGCCAGCTTCTCGCTTCTTCACAACAGTGTTAATTGTGTGGCTGGGGGGAAGCGGCCCTTCCACACCATAATACCTGCACTCCTTACTACCTGTGCAACTGAGTCCCAAAAGCCGCAACTCCTTGCGTCCTTGGGGGTAATGGGCGCTTTTATGCAACCACAAGGACATGTTCAG GTGTTGCTTAACATGTTGGAGTTTGGGATGAATCCACAGCAAGCTCTTGATTCACCAAGGGTCTTTGTAGAATATGACCTCAAAG AAAATCAATGGTCTGTGAATTTGGAGGAGGGAATTGAGCAGGAGGTGGCTGAGGATCTAAGAAGTCGGGGTCATAAAGTCAACTGGCCTGTCACAG
- the tm4sf18 gene encoding transmembrane 4 L6 family member 18 isoform X2: protein MDADLSFSSRRSPVLCLHGCVASSQPLASAVGLDVLKRGGNAADAAVAIAAALAVTEPCSTGVGGDAFCLFFNGNTGEISAINGSGRSPKGLTLEFLMGRKYSAEVPLPVFDALNVTVPGAPACWCDTVQMFGSHKLSLHEVLNGAVQLAEVGFPVAEVTAHLWSHWVSELRDAGKELGGDLLIDGHPPKHGQVFRNPALARTLTELGERGKEAFYQGRVAQAIIDIIIQHGGVMTLDDLSSHDSDVVTPISAKYKGVCLWESPPNSQGLAALLLLNILDNFPLKALGHNSADYIHILVEAFRLALTDAKSYVGDPDHVTIPLRNLLDKRFSSQRAHLINMDRVMQSVEPALMTESDTVYFCVVDSQGNASSFVNSTYMGFGTGLVPKDCGFSLQNRGASFSLLHNSVNCVAGGKRPFHTIIPALLTTCATESQKPQLLASLGVMGAFMQPQGHVQVLLNMLEFGMNPQQALDSPRVFVEYDLKENQWSVNLEEGIEQEVAEDLRSRGHKVNWPVTDAGSCYKLHHFGKM from the exons ATGGACGCCGACTTGAGTTTCTCTTCTCGTCGGTCACCTGTGCTATGTTTACACGGCTGCGTGGCGTCCAGCCAGCCCCTCGCTTCCGCTGTAGGATTGG ATGTTCTGAAGCGTGGTGGCAATGCTGCAGATGCTGCGGTCGCCATAGCAGCAGCTCTGGCAGTTACAGAGCCATGCAGTACCGGTGTTGGTGGCGATGCCTTCTGCCTGTTCTTTAACGGCAACACCGGCGAGATCAGCGCGATAAACGGCAG tgGTCGTTCTCCCAAAGGTCTGACTTTAGAATTCCTGATGGGTCGCAAGTACAGCGCTGAGGTCCCTCTTCCTGTGTTTGATGCCCTGAATGTTACTGTGCCGGGGGCCCCTGCGTGCTGGTGCGACACCGTACAGATGTTTGGTAGTCACAAG CTGTCCTTACATGAGGTGCTCAATGGGGCAGTGCAACTGGCTGAGGTGGGGTTTCCTGTTGCCGAAGTCACAGCTCACCTCTGGTCACACTGGGTGTCTGAGCTGCGAGATGCTGGAAAGGAACTTGGCGGAGACCTGCTGATTGATGGTCATCCTCCCAAACATGGACAAGTATTCCGTAACCCGGCCCTAGCACGAACTCTGACG GAGTTGGGGGAGCGTGGAAAGGAAGCGTTCTACCAGGGCAGAGTTGCCCAAGCCATCATTGACATCATCATCCAACATGGAGGAGTCATGACCTTGGACGACCTCAGCAGCCATGACTCTGATGTTGTCACTCCCATCAGCGCAAAATACAAG GGTGTGTGCCTATGGGAGTCTCCTCCTAACAGTCAAGGGTTGGCTGCCCTGCTGTTGCTCAACATCCTGGACAACTTCCCTCTCAAAG CTTTAGGTCATAATAGTGCAGACTACATCCATATTTTGGTGGAGGCTTTTCGCTTGGCACTAACAGATGCTAAAAGCTATGTGGGCGACCCAGACCATGTGACCATTCCACTACGAAACCTATTGGACAAAAGGTTCAGCAGCCAGCGAGCCCACCTCATCAACATGGACAG GGTCATGCAAAGTGTAGAGCCTGCCCTGATGACAGAAAGTGACACAGTCTATTTCTGTGTGGTTGACAGTCAGGGGAATGCCTCTTCTTTCGTCAACAGCACGTATATGGGCTTTGGGACCGGGCTTGTCCCAAAGGACTGTGGTTTCTCTCTTCAG AATCGTGGGGCCAGCTTCTCGCTTCTTCACAACAGTGTTAATTGTGTGGCTGGGGGGAAGCGGCCCTTCCACACCATAATACCTGCACTCCTTACTACCTGTGCAACTGAGTCCCAAAAGCCGCAACTCCTTGCGTCCTTGGGGGTAATGGGCGCTTTTATGCAACCACAAGGACATGTTCAG GTGTTGCTTAACATGTTGGAGTTTGGGATGAATCCACAGCAAGCTCTTGATTCACCAAGGGTCTTTGTAGAATATGACCTCAAAG AAAATCAATGGTCTGTGAATTTGGAGGAGGGAATTGAGCAGGAGGTGGCTGAGGATCTAAGAAGTCGGGGTCATAAAGTCAACTGGCCTGTCACAG